The Acidithiobacillus thiooxidans ATCC 19377 DNA window TGAATATTAGGCGAGCCGACCATAAGGAAGGTCCATGAGGATGCGGGTATAGGAACGGGGAAAAAGCAAACGCCGTTTTGTAATGTCCCAGAAGGTACGTGCCTCTGATCGACGGACGCACGCGTACCGCACTCCAGAAATGCTGTTGGGGTGAAAGGCTCCTCGATCGGCATCGCCTCAATGCGCTGGCTTGCAGCAATGTGGAAGCCAAAGAATACTTTGCCAAACCGAAGGGCGTCAGGACACTTTAACAAAGATGGTGCTATTCCTAACTTATGGAATTTTTTGGCGTCCCCAGGGGGGTTCGAACCCCCGTTACCGCCGTGAAAGGGCGGTGTCCTAGGCCGCTAGACGATGGGGACCTGGACAGCGGGGCAATCGTACACAGAAGCGCGCTTCAGGGCAAGTGTCTTTTCAGGCTTTCACTCCATAGCCCCGCAGGGGGGTCTTCGGTTAGACTGGGCGGAGTGTACTTTTTAGCCACCTGTAGGAAGAAGGATCTTATGGAAGAAGCAGAAGCAGTATTCATGATTGAACGGGTATATGTGAAGGACAGTTCTTTCGAGTCGCCCAACGCCCCTTTGAGTTTTGTGCAGACCGAGGCGCCCACCGTGGATGTGGGTCTGAATACGGCCAGCAATCAGGTAGAAGGCATGGATGGCTTGACGGAAGTGATTCTGACGGTGACGGTCAAGGCCAAGGCGGGTGAGAGCACCTACTTTGCGGTGGAAGTGCAGCAGGCGGGGCTGTTCCGGATTCAGAATATTCCCGAAGAACATATGCCGGCGCTGATCGCTGTGCATTGTCCGACCATTCTGTTCCCTTATGCCCGCGAAGTGGTGGCGGATATGGTGGGACGCGGCGGCTTCCAGCCCTTGCATCTGCATCCCGTCAATTTTGAGGCGCTATATCAGCAGGCGCAGCAAGAACAAGTGGGTCACACGACGCAATAAGCCATGCGCTGGGCTGTTCTTGGAGCCGGGCACTGGGGAACCGCGTTGGCGGTGCATTTGTGCCGCCAGGGCCATATGGTGCGGCTCTGGGGGCGCCACCCGGAAACTCTGCCGGGTTTTATGGATTCCACCTGTTTATCTCCGATTTTTCCAGAAATCCGCTTTCCGTCCGGTCTTGGCGTAGGCTCTGATCTGGCGGCGACGCTGGAAGGGGCTGAGGGTGTGCTGCTGGCAGTGCCCAGCCATGCCTTGCGGACGGTTCTGGCGACTATTCCCCAGGCTTTATTACCCCCGAATCTGCTGCTGGTGCTGGCTTCCAAAGGACTGGAGCTGCCGGGCGCCTTGCGTTTGGATCAGGTGCTGGATGAAAGCTGTCCGACATTGCCTAAAGTGGTACTTTCCGGGCCGAGTTTTGCCCATGATCTGATTCTGGGTAAGCCTCTGGCCATGACCGCCGCTGCTGCAAATATGGATGATGCGCGGCGGGTTGTGGAAGTGTTTGCCAGTGACCAGATGCGCGTGTATCGCAGTGATGATGTGGCGGGTGTGTGTCTGGGGGGGGCAATCAAAAATGTGCTGGCCATTGCGGCAGGCATTTCCGATGGGCTGGGCAATGGTGATAGTGCCCGCGCTGCGCTCATTACCCGTGGCATTGCCGAATTGCACCGTTTGGGGACGGCATTGGGGGGGCGCACGGAAACCTTTATGGGATTGACCGGCGCGGGGGATCTGATTTTGACGGCCAGCAGTGATTTGTCCCGCAATCGCCGGGTGGGTATGGGCCTGGGGCGGGGTTTGTCGTTGGAGGCAGTATTGCGTGATCTGGGCCAGGAGGCGGAAGGCGTGCGCAGTGCCCAGGCTTTGTTTTTGCTGGCCCAGCGACTGGGGGTGGATATGCCCATTACCGAGCAGGTCTATCGGGTGCTCTATGCCGGTGCGGACCCGCGCGAGGCCAGTGAACAACTGATGCGCCGCGCTGCACGTGCCGAGCATCCTGCTGATCTGGAGTCCATAACCGCTTCCCCGGTTAAGGGGAGTCGCTAGGTCCATGGCGATTTTGCGTTTGCCCGGTGGCGGGTCAGACAGCCGCAAGCGCATCCCTTTTGCGCCTTTCCGGACCATTGGTTTTTTGCTGGTGCAGTTTGTGGTGCTGGCTTTGCTGCTGCTCGGCGTGCTGCTGGTTCACACTAACCAGGATTTGCATACGCTGGATGCTTATACGGCCTACATGGCGAGTTTGGCGCAGACTTCCCAGGAAACTCTGCGTACCTGGCAAAGTGAGGGTCCTGCGGCGGCGCTGCCCGTGCTGCAGCGCAATCTGGCCCAGATTGCAGCGGCGCATCCGGAGCAGGTCAAAACCAATGCGCACTGGGGGCGTTTGCAGGCGTTGATGGCCAAACAGGACCCGGCCCTCTTGCCTCAGGCTTTATTGCAGCTTTCGGATGTCAGCATGGAAGAGCATCTGCGTGGTCGCAGGCTGGTATTGGCGGCGGGGCATGATGCCCGCTATACCCTGATTGGAACCGCCGTAGCATTGTTTGCGTTCATGATTTTTGTGCTGGTGACGTTGGCGTTTTTCCGTCTGCGGATTTTAGGCCCATTGCGGCGTTTGCAGGGGGCCATGCGCTCCCTGGAAATCGGGGCTTTTCGGCGGGTGACGGAAGCCCATGCGGATCCTGGCATTAGTCCTTTGCTGCAGTATTACAATCACATGATTGGGCGTTTGGAAGATCTGGAAAAAACCCGGCGCCAGTATTTGCAGGATTTGCAGCGGGAAGTCAATGAAGCGGCCCATACGCTGGTGGCGCAACAGGCGGCGGTGGCCCGCTCGGAGCGCCTGGCGGCGGTGGGAGAGGCCGCTGCCGCCTTTGCCCATGAATTGCGTAATCCGCTGGCGGGCTTGCAGGTGGGCTGTGCAAATATCCGTCGGGAAATCCGTGATCCGGAGCTGGCTGAAAGACTCGGGTTGATGGAAGAGGAGCTGCGTCGGGTCAGTCGTTTGCTCGATCAGCAATTGCGCGGTGCGCGTCAGGTTCATGAAAAAGGCCGCCGGGTGGCGCCCCGCGAAACGGTGGAAACTTTGCTGAATTTGTTGCGTTATCAGATGCCTGCCCAAGTGGTGCTGGAGCTTTTGCCGGGAGATTGCCGCGATTGTCTGTTACCGTTGGATCAGTTTCGTCAGGCATTGCTCAATCTCATTTTAAACAGCATGCAGGCGCTGGCCAGCGAGGGTGGAACCATCAGCGTCGCCATTGCCCAGGTGGATAAACAGTTGCAAGTGACCGTGTCTGATAATGGTCCGGGTTTTCCCGATACCTTGTTGCGCGAGGGCATTCGTCCCTTTGCCAGCAGCAAGGAACAGGGTACAGGGCTGGGTTTATCCATGGTGCGACGTTTTGTGCGCAGTCTGGGGGGAGAGGTGCAATTGCGTAATCGGGATCCGCATGGGGCAGAAGTAGGCTTGTTGTTACCTTGTCCTGACATTGCTGGTAAGGAGTAACCCAACATGGCTGATGCTTTGCTGATTATTGAGGACGAGATTTTTCTGGGCCGGGAAATGTGCCGCTTTTTTGAAAAGGAAGGCTGGGAAGTGCATTGGGCGGAACGCTTTGCCGATGCCGAAGAGCTCTTGTTGAGGCAGGATCTCAGCCCTCTGGTGACCCTGGCGGATCTCAACCTTCCGGATGGTAACAGTCTCGATTTGTTGGAAAAGGTGCGGGCTAAAGGCGGTACCGGAGAATGGATTTTTCTGACAGCCTTCGGGAGCGTGCCCGATTCGGTGCGGGCTTTGCGGCTGGGCGCCTACGATTTTCTGGAAAAGCCCTGTGAAATGGAGCGTCTGGAGATGGTGGTGCGTTCGGCTGGTCGGGGTGCCCGCGCCCAGCGTCGGGTGGCGGAAGATACCTCCAACCAGCATCGCCGCTATCGTCCCGAAACCTATCTGGGAGAAAGTCCGGCTGCCGCTAACGTGCGCAGCATGCTCGATCGCCTCAGTCAGGTTCCTTATAGTGCCCTGGTGATTTCAGGAGAAACGGGCACGGGTAAAGGACTGGCTGCGCGCATTTTGCATTATAGTGGCGCTCAGGCTGGCGGCCCCATGGTGGAAATCAACTGTGCGGCTTTGCCCCGGGAATTGCTGGAATCCGAGTTGTTTGGATATGAGCCCGGAGCATTTACCGGGGCCGCCGTGCGCCATCGGGGGCTGGTGGAGCAGGCCAGCGGCGGCACCCTGTTTCTGGATGAAATTTCGGAAATGGAGCTCGAACTCCAGGCCAAGTTGTTGAAAGTCATTGAAGATCACAGCCTGCGCCGACTGGGAGGGGATCGCCCCATTGCCGTGGATGTGCGTTTTATTGCCGCCAGTAATCGGGATCTGGATGCGCAGGTAGCTCAGGGTGCTTTTCGTGCCGATTTGTTCCATCGTCTGAGCGTATTTCGTCTGGCTTTGCCTTCCCTGCGCGAGCGTAAGACGGATCTCCATGAACTGGTACCGCATTTTGTGGCGGAATTCAATGCTCAGGCTGGCAAGCGCGTGCATTATATCAGCCCGGCCGTGTGGGCTGCGCTGGAGTCTTATGACTGGCCTGGAAATGTCCGGGAACTGCGTAATGTGATTGAGCGGGCAGTGCTGTTTTCCGAAACCGAAGAACTGCCCAGGGAATGGCTGCAGTTGCCCGGAAATCTGAATAACGCCTGTCCGGCCCCATCTGGCTGTCCGGTGGATGACCAGCATATTATTCTGCCCATGGATGGCAGCATGGATCTGGAGGCTATGGAACGGCAGATTCTCCAGCAGGTGCTGAGTCTGACCGAGGGTAATGTCACCAAGGCCGCGCGGGTATTGGGGATTACCCGCGAGACGCTGCGCTATCGGGTCCGCAAACATGGCCTGGGAGATGACGGGGAGTCTTGACAGGGCCGCCTAGGTACAATTAATCTGGTCTTAGACTGGTTTAAGGAGAGGTCAGCGATGCCTGAAATTGGTGCCTACGAGGCAAAGACGCATTTGTCCGAGATCCTGGATCGGGTGCGTCAAGGGGAACGATTTATCATCACGAAACACGGGCAGGCAGTGGCCGAGTTACAGCCACCCAAAGGCCAAGGAACTGAGGAACGGCGGGCGGCTGTGGCGCGCCTGAAAGCGTTCCAGGCCAGCCATGACCTGCAGGGCGTATCCTTGCGCGAGTTGATTGACGCGGGACGCAAATACTGATGACTTTTATCGCCGATGCTTCCATGACCCTGGCTTGGTGTTTTCGGGATGAAACCGCCGAATTCCCAAACCGGGTGCGTGAGCGGCTGCTGGTAGAGGGACTTTGTGTGCCCGCACATTGGGCGTTGGAGGTCTGCAATGCACTCCTGGCCGGTGCGCGACGCGGACGTATCACCATGCCAGAATTGCGTGAACTGCTGCCCGACCTGCGTTTGCTGCCAGAAGCCATAGATCATCAGACGGATGCCGCAGCGTGGTCCGCGACCTTGGACCTGGCGGATGAACATGGTTTGACGATCTATGATGCGGCCTATCTGGAATTGGCTTTGCGGAAAAAACTGCCACTGGCGACGCTGGATAAGCAGCTCCTTGCGGCGGCTCTAGCAGTGGGTGTTGCACTTGTACCAGAGTGATTTGGTGATTTTCATTACACTCCATTGAGGATCCTACTATACTTGCGGAATTGTTGCGGGATCGTTACATTGCCGCGATGCAACGGGTCAGCACTGGCGCCCGGACCAAAATAGAACAAGGAGTTTGGATGTCACCAGTCAGGACCGCCGCATGACTGCGGCGCTAGATCAGGCTTTAGCCTGGCAGCAACATAGCCTGCAACTTGTTTCCCGCACTTTTGCGCTGACCATCCCGCAATTGCCTGAGTCTTTGCGCGTCGCGGTGGGAAATGGTTATTTGCTGTGCCGCATTGCCGATACCATTGAAGATGATCCGACCATGCCCTGGGAAGAAAAAGCCCACTGGCAGCAGGTATTTTTGCAGGTAGTCGAGGGACACGAAGATCCGGCAGTATTTGCCGGAGGTTTTGGCGCTCAACTGTCTGCGGATATGCCTGCTGCCGAACATGACCTGGTGCGTCATACGGCCGATGTCGTGCAGATTACCCACAGTTTCAGTGCCAGCCAGCAAGCGGCTCTGGCGCGCTGTGTGCGCATCATGGGGGCGGGCATGGCCGAGTTTCAGCAGCACGCCTCCCTGA harbors:
- the secB gene encoding protein-export chaperone SecB, coding for MEEAEAVFMIERVYVKDSSFESPNAPLSFVQTEAPTVDVGLNTASNQVEGMDGLTEVILTVTVKAKAGESTYFAVEVQQAGLFRIQNIPEEHMPALIAVHCPTILFPYAREVVADMVGRGGFQPLHLHPVNFEALYQQAQQEQVGHTTQ
- a CDS encoding NAD(P)H-dependent glycerol-3-phosphate dehydrogenase, translating into MRWAVLGAGHWGTALAVHLCRQGHMVRLWGRHPETLPGFMDSTCLSPIFPEIRFPSGLGVGSDLAATLEGAEGVLLAVPSHALRTVLATIPQALLPPNLLLVLASKGLELPGALRLDQVLDESCPTLPKVVLSGPSFAHDLILGKPLAMTAAAANMDDARRVVEVFASDQMRVYRSDDVAGVCLGGAIKNVLAIAAGISDGLGNGDSARAALITRGIAELHRLGTALGGRTETFMGLTGAGDLILTASSDLSRNRRVGMGLGRGLSLEAVLRDLGQEAEGVRSAQALFLLAQRLGVDMPITEQVYRVLYAGADPREASEQLMRRAARAEHPADLESITASPVKGSR
- a CDS encoding sensor histidine kinase — translated: MAILRLPGGGSDSRKRIPFAPFRTIGFLLVQFVVLALLLLGVLLVHTNQDLHTLDAYTAYMASLAQTSQETLRTWQSEGPAAALPVLQRNLAQIAAAHPEQVKTNAHWGRLQALMAKQDPALLPQALLQLSDVSMEEHLRGRRLVLAAGHDARYTLIGTAVALFAFMIFVLVTLAFFRLRILGPLRRLQGAMRSLEIGAFRRVTEAHADPGISPLLQYYNHMIGRLEDLEKTRRQYLQDLQREVNEAAHTLVAQQAAVARSERLAAVGEAAAAFAHELRNPLAGLQVGCANIRREIRDPELAERLGLMEEELRRVSRLLDQQLRGARQVHEKGRRVAPRETVETLLNLLRYQMPAQVVLELLPGDCRDCLLPLDQFRQALLNLILNSMQALASEGGTISVAIAQVDKQLQVTVSDNGPGFPDTLLREGIRPFASSKEQGTGLGLSMVRRFVRSLGGEVQLRNRDPHGAEVGLLLPCPDIAGKE
- a CDS encoding sigma-54-dependent transcriptional regulator; this encodes MADALLIIEDEIFLGREMCRFFEKEGWEVHWAERFADAEELLLRQDLSPLVTLADLNLPDGNSLDLLEKVRAKGGTGEWIFLTAFGSVPDSVRALRLGAYDFLEKPCEMERLEMVVRSAGRGARAQRRVAEDTSNQHRRYRPETYLGESPAAANVRSMLDRLSQVPYSALVISGETGTGKGLAARILHYSGAQAGGPMVEINCAALPRELLESELFGYEPGAFTGAAVRHRGLVEQASGGTLFLDEISEMELELQAKLLKVIEDHSLRRLGGDRPIAVDVRFIAASNRDLDAQVAQGAFRADLFHRLSVFRLALPSLRERKTDLHELVPHFVAEFNAQAGKRVHYISPAVWAALESYDWPGNVRELRNVIERAVLFSETEELPREWLQLPGNLNNACPAPSGCPVDDQHIILPMDGSMDLEAMERQILQQVLSLTEGNVTKAARVLGITRETLRYRVRKHGLGDDGES
- a CDS encoding type II toxin-antitoxin system Phd/YefM family antitoxin translates to MPEIGAYEAKTHLSEILDRVRQGERFIITKHGQAVAELQPPKGQGTEERRAAVARLKAFQASHDLQGVSLRELIDAGRKY
- a CDS encoding type II toxin-antitoxin system VapC family toxin, with product MTFIADASMTLAWCFRDETAEFPNRVRERLLVEGLCVPAHWALEVCNALLAGARRGRITMPELRELLPDLRLLPEAIDHQTDAAAWSATLDLADEHGLTIYDAAYLELALRKKLPLATLDKQLLAAALAVGVALVPE